The Peribacillus simplex genome contains a region encoding:
- a CDS encoding class II fructose-bisphosphate aldolase, whose amino-acid sequence MKVNLKPSNVSSLTKVLAVATQNQFAVGSFTPRATKMVTPILRAAQEKKSAVIVQTSEREQERYGINLAEFSREFYRVIQEENITIPAVLHLDHTKDFNVIAEAIEVGFTSVMIDASEQPFKKNIEITKKVVEYAHSRGVTVEAELGKIGTTDFIETDVDEELFTEPKEAKQFVEETGIDALAVSVGTSHGVYLVKNPKIDMERLIAIRALTSVPLVLHGGSGTPSEMIRNAIQIPNGGISKVNIATDLEHMMIKTLNRENYVTEKEWSELPTETLTLVQNAVQNVVKEKIENFLISSDSASYYV is encoded by the coding sequence ATGAAAGTAAATTTAAAACCAAGCAATGTTAGTTCATTAACAAAGGTACTTGCAGTAGCTACGCAAAATCAATTTGCTGTCGGTTCGTTTACTCCTAGAGCTACAAAGATGGTAACTCCTATACTTAGAGCGGCCCAAGAAAAGAAATCTGCGGTTATTGTTCAAACTTCTGAGAGAGAGCAGGAACGATACGGAATTAATTTAGCGGAATTTAGCCGAGAGTTTTATCGTGTGATCCAAGAGGAGAATATTACGATCCCTGCCGTGTTACATTTAGATCATACGAAGGATTTCAATGTAATTGCTGAAGCCATCGAAGTTGGCTTTACATCTGTTATGATTGATGCATCAGAGCAACCATTCAAGAAAAATATTGAGATAACAAAAAAGGTTGTTGAGTATGCACATTCAAGAGGCGTAACTGTTGAAGCTGAATTAGGCAAGATAGGGACAACTGACTTTATTGAAACCGACGTTGATGAAGAGCTATTTACAGAGCCTAAAGAAGCAAAACAGTTTGTTGAAGAGACAGGTATTGATGCATTGGCGGTTTCTGTCGGAACTTCACATGGAGTTTATCTTGTTAAAAATCCAAAAATTGATATGGAACGTTTAATAGCAATTCGTGCATTAACATCTGTACCTTTAGTGTTACATGGCGGTTCAGGCACTCCTTCAGAGATGATTAGGAATGCAATTCAAATTCCTAATGGCGGAATTAGTAAAGTGAATATTGCAACAGATCTAGAACATATGATGATAAAAACTCTTAATCGGGAAAATTATGTTACAGAAAAAGAGTGGTCGGAACTACCAACTGAAACATTAACTTTAGTCCAAAACGCAGTTCAGAACGTAGTAAAAGAAAAAATTGAAAACTTTTTAATAAGTAGCGATAGCGCTTCTTACTATGTTTAA
- the tpx gene encoding thiol peroxidase, giving the protein MSLERSSIVTFAGNPVTLIGREIRVGDKSPNFEVLANDLSKVTLEDSKGKVRLISCVPSLDTGVCDAQTRKFNQLASNLGNDVEVLTISVDLPFAQKRWCGAAGIEQAQTLSDHFKMSFGTAYGTYIKEHRLECRAVFVVDEKDVVQYVEYVPDITEHPNYEEAIEAIKSLIKVKK; this is encoded by the coding sequence ATGTCTTTAGAAAGATCTAGTATAGTAACCTTTGCTGGTAATCCAGTTACGTTGATTGGGAGAGAAATTCGTGTTGGTGATAAATCGCCAAATTTTGAAGTATTAGCAAACGATCTATCAAAGGTTACACTTGAAGATTCAAAAGGGAAAGTCCGCCTTATTTCATGTGTTCCCTCTCTTGATACAGGAGTATGTGACGCACAAACACGGAAATTTAACCAATTAGCTAGCAATCTAGGAAATGATGTAGAAGTGTTAACAATTAGTGTAGATCTTCCATTTGCACAAAAAAGATGGTGTGGAGCAGCAGGAATAGAACAAGCTCAAACCCTTTCAGATCATTTTAAGATGTCATTTGGAACAGCTTATGGCACATATATAAAGGAACATCGTTTAGAATGCCGTGCAGTATTCGTTGTAGATGAAAAAGATGTCGTACAGTATGTTGAATACGTTCCGGATATTACGGAACATCCGAACTATGAAGAAGCTATAGAAGCAATTAAGTCATTAATAAAAGTTAAAAAGTGA